In one Neobacillus sp. WH10 genomic region, the following are encoded:
- a CDS encoding acetaldehyde dehydrogenase (acetylating), with product MENFDYDLRSIQAVRDLANLGKTAADQIAEYTEEQIDRILRNMVKTARENAVLLAKMAVEETGFGKVEDKTYKNHLASTILYDSIKDIKTIGVIREDEAEKVMDIAEPVGLIMGIIPSTNPTSTAIYKSMIAIKSRNAIVFSPHPSAAKCTLKAAELMNKAAEEAGAPANTIGCISMPTMGATNELMKNKEVKMIIATGGPGLVKASYSAGKPALGVGAGNCPTYIEKTANVKQAVTNILASKTFDYGTICASEQSIIAEESNRDEVVAELKRQGGYFMSPEETTKVCRLLFKNGHAMNAKFVGRSPQVIAAAAGFSIPDEIKVLIGEQQGVGADYPLSYEKLTTVLAFYTVKDWQEACELSIKLLQNGIGHSMSIHTEDRDIVLKFAKKPAARILVNTGSTQGGTGASTGLMPSFTLGCGTWGGSSVSENVSPIHLINIKRVAYGLKDCSTLASADPTFNYPELSVNHCKDQICASGNTSSSNNSKFNDSDNEQLLKLINELVYAMKRG from the coding sequence ATGGAGAATTTTGATTATGACTTAAGGTCTATACAAGCAGTAAGAGATCTTGCGAATTTAGGGAAAACTGCGGCAGATCAAATTGCTGAATATACCGAAGAGCAAATTGATAGAATTTTACGTAATATGGTAAAAACCGCTAGAGAAAATGCGGTTCTTCTTGCCAAAATGGCAGTCGAAGAAACTGGTTTTGGAAAAGTGGAAGACAAGACATATAAAAATCATTTAGCTTCGACTATTTTGTATGATTCTATTAAGGATATCAAGACTATTGGTGTGATTCGAGAAGATGAAGCAGAGAAAGTAATGGATATTGCGGAACCGGTTGGTTTGATTATGGGGATTATCCCTTCAACCAATCCAACCTCAACCGCTATTTATAAATCAATGATTGCCATTAAGTCACGGAATGCGATTGTATTCTCTCCGCATCCATCTGCAGCCAAATGTACATTGAAGGCAGCTGAACTAATGAATAAGGCTGCCGAAGAAGCCGGTGCTCCGGCAAACACTATCGGATGCATTTCAATGCCTACCATGGGTGCAACAAATGAGCTGATGAAAAACAAAGAAGTCAAAATGATCATTGCAACTGGCGGACCTGGTCTGGTTAAGGCCTCCTATAGTGCAGGTAAGCCTGCTTTGGGTGTTGGTGCCGGTAACTGTCCGACCTATATTGAGAAAACAGCTAATGTTAAGCAAGCTGTTACCAATATTTTAGCGAGTAAGACCTTTGATTATGGAACCATTTGTGCTTCGGAACAATCTATCATTGCAGAAGAAAGTAATCGAGATGAGGTAGTAGCTGAGCTCAAAAGGCAGGGCGGCTATTTTATGAGTCCGGAAGAAACGACAAAGGTCTGTAGATTATTGTTTAAGAATGGTCATGCCATGAATGCTAAGTTTGTTGGAAGGTCACCACAGGTGATCGCAGCTGCTGCAGGATTTTCAATTCCGGATGAAATCAAGGTTTTAATAGGTGAACAGCAGGGCGTCGGAGCTGATTATCCGCTATCATATGAAAAGCTGACAACCGTACTTGCTTTTTATACAGTAAAGGATTGGCAAGAAGCATGTGAACTTTCTATTAAGTTATTACAAAACGGCATTGGCCATAGCATGAGCATTCATACAGAGGATAGAGATATCGTACTGAAGTTTGCCAAGAAACCAGCAGCAAGGATATTGGTTAATACTGGGAGCACACAAGGAGGTACCGGAGCAAGTACTGGACTGATGCCTTCATTTACACTGGGATGCGGAACATGGGGCGGAAGCTCGGTTTCTGAAAATGTCAGCCCGATACACTTGATAAATATTAAGAGAGTTGCTTATGGATTGAAGGATTGCAGCACATTAGCTTCTGCTGATCCAACATTCAACTATCCTGAACTTTCAGTTAACCACTGTAAAGATCAAATTTGTGCTAGTGGAAATACTTCTTCTTCAAATAATTCAAAGTTCAACGACTCTGATAATGAGCAGCTTTTAAAGCTAATCAATGAGTTAGTGTATGCAATGAAGAGGGGGTAG
- a CDS encoding phosphate propanoyltransferase — protein MEALQTNLTPTEAQEDTYEIPVGVSNRHIHLSKEDLNSLFGEGYQMAKLKDLSQPGQYACKETVTICGPKGAIEKVRILGPVRSKTQVEILEGDCYKLGVVTEPRLSGDLQGTPGITIIGPKGSVQTKEGLIVAQRHIHMTPEDAKHLGVHDGQVVSIEINGPRGGIFHNVAVRANDTSALECHIDIDEANAMNVNSLTKIRLIK, from the coding sequence ATGGAGGCTTTGCAGACTAATCTCACTCCAACAGAAGCGCAAGAGGATACATATGAAATACCTGTCGGAGTTTCTAATCGGCATATTCATTTATCCAAAGAAGATTTAAACAGCCTGTTTGGAGAAGGCTATCAGATGGCCAAGTTAAAAGACTTGTCGCAGCCTGGACAGTATGCATGTAAGGAAACGGTAACGATTTGCGGTCCTAAAGGTGCGATTGAAAAGGTTAGAATCCTTGGCCCAGTACGCAGTAAAACACAGGTGGAAATTCTTGAAGGTGATTGCTATAAGCTTGGTGTGGTAACAGAGCCAAGACTTTCAGGCGATTTACAGGGTACACCCGGAATAACCATAATTGGTCCTAAAGGTTCTGTTCAAACTAAGGAAGGTCTGATTGTTGCACAAAGGCATATACACATGACCCCTGAAGATGCCAAGCATCTAGGTGTTCATGATGGACAGGTCGTGTCTATTGAAATTAACGGACCTCGTGGCGGCATTTTCCATAATGTTGCTGTAAGGGCAAATGACACATCCGCGCTTGAGTGCCATATCGATATAGATGAAGCAAACGCAATGAATGTCAATTCATTAACAAAAATTAGATTAATAAAATAA
- the eutM gene encoding ethanolamine utilization microcompartment protein EutM, which produces MKYDALGMIETKGLVGAVEAADAMVKAANVNLVGKEHVGGGLVTVMVRGDVGAVKAATDAGAAAAQRVGELISVHVIPRPHAEVECILPQIRGVKEPVTV; this is translated from the coding sequence ATGAAATACGATGCATTAGGAATGATCGAAACTAAAGGTCTAGTAGGAGCAGTTGAAGCTGCCGATGCAATGGTGAAAGCAGCGAATGTTAACTTGGTCGGTAAAGAACATGTTGGTGGCGGATTGGTAACTGTAATGGTAAGAGGTGACGTAGGTGCAGTAAAAGCAGCAACTGATGCTGGAGCAGCTGCAGCTCAACGGGTTGGCGAACTAATCTCTGTACATGTTATCCCACGTCCACACGCTGAAGTTGAATGTATTCTTCCACAAATAAGGGGAGTAAAAGAACCTGTAACGGTGTGA
- the eutM gene encoding ethanolamine utilization microcompartment protein EutM encodes MKYDALGMIETKGLVGSIEAADAMLKAANVYMVGKEHVGGGLVTVMVRGDVGAVKAATDAGAAAAQRVGELISVHVIPRPHAEVEGVLPTFGSEKNL; translated from the coding sequence ATGAAATACGATGCATTAGGAATGATTGAGACAAAAGGTTTAGTAGGATCTATTGAGGCTGCGGATGCAATGCTGAAAGCAGCAAATGTCTACATGGTTGGTAAAGAACATGTTGGTGGGGGTCTAGTAACAGTAATGGTAAGAGGTGACGTAGGTGCTGTAAAGGCAGCAACTGACGCTGGAGCAGCTGCTGCTCAGCGTGTTGGCGAACTGATTTCAGTTCATGTCATCCCACGTCCACATGCTGAAGTTGAAGGTGTTCTTCCAACATTTGGGTCAGAAAAGAATCTATAA
- a CDS encoding helix-turn-helix domain-containing protein, whose translation MNKKLGNEIKWLRKKLGISQKELAKGICHQSEISRIEAGEVYPRIDVLHKIALRLRVTLQHFLSLSNDRTDYFDETIQYLMSLNRLFKYKDIYDLTNSELNHRNKIDNHYFYTFLIWQNTVAKFKLGILNYTEIIEILLQLINDDQSFILDDFLDLKIINSIATIFAESGCYDDAIIFYKQILDTDVKSEKFPIFKAKVINNYSKCLYILGRYHESIKISKAGIKLCKEEYNMEIIGYLYERLAESQEKLLDEFPEKEIAKNYFKAIFYLQVLNVKPYITEIKKRKKHFLNLVTISDLFNSDEILVTDFQNV comes from the coding sequence TTGAACAAGAAATTAGGTAATGAAATAAAATGGCTAAGAAAAAAATTGGGCATTTCGCAAAAAGAGCTTGCAAAAGGGATTTGCCATCAATCGGAAATTAGTCGTATTGAAGCGGGTGAGGTTTATCCACGAATAGATGTCTTACATAAAATCGCATTAAGATTAAGAGTTACCCTGCAACATTTTTTATCACTATCTAATGATCGAACAGACTATTTCGATGAAACAATACAATATTTAATGTCCTTAAATAGATTGTTTAAGTATAAAGATATTTACGATTTAACCAACAGCGAACTTAATCATAGAAATAAAATAGATAATCACTATTTCTATACTTTTCTTATATGGCAAAATACTGTAGCAAAATTTAAATTAGGTATATTGAATTACACAGAAATCATTGAAATATTGCTGCAATTAATAAACGATGATCAATCCTTTATTCTCGATGATTTTTTGGATTTAAAAATTATTAACAGTATTGCCACAATTTTCGCTGAAAGCGGCTGTTACGATGATGCCATCATTTTTTACAAACAAATACTTGATACTGATGTAAAGTCGGAAAAATTCCCCATTTTTAAAGCAAAAGTAATTAATAATTACTCAAAATGCCTATATATTTTAGGAAGATACCATGAATCCATAAAGATTAGTAAAGCAGGGATAAAATTATGCAAAGAAGAGTATAATATGGAAATAATAGGGTACTTATATGAGAGATTAGCAGAATCACAAGAAAAATTACTAGATGAATTTCCGGAGAAAGAGATAGCTAAAAACTACTTCAAAGCGATATTTTATCTACAAGTATTAAATGTCAAACCATATATTACAGAAATTAAAAAAAGAAAAAAACACTTTCTCAATCTTGTAACTATTAGTGACCTATTTAATTCGGATGAAATTTTAGTAACTGATTTCCAAAACGTATAG
- a CDS encoding S8 family serine peptidase, with product MKGIKRKLFQVTTVLALASSSIFGSSVISQKPTYALSSENIAENIIGSLSDEQRAALQKLDSADLKSGLRLSDDVDLNSDDEVSVIVEFKELPAKVAQLVKATKGESISIEKAKEKVEKSHTEFKKELNEELGKKEKSNKENFHIKYTYQDAFNGATVTLPANQIKKLLDFDMVKTVYSDTTIQIKPPIEIEEEEAQTKVDSIPFLKIDKLHKEGYTGKNIKIGVIDTGIDYNHPDLKEAFKGGYDFVDNDNDPMEATYAQWKTSGKSEKINGNTYYTDHGTHVSGTIAGKAKNNSDYKVTGVAPDSDLFVYRVLGPYGSGTNSAVIAGIDKSVSDGMNIINLSLGSSLNNPLEATSLAIDNAVLSGVTAIVAAGNSGESGMYTLGSPGAAALALTVGASSAGTKVTTFASKFVSDGNSSDSTLQLMTKKWVDDFTNLSGKTFEIVNVGEGGAKDYTGKSVQGKIAFVVRGTYALIDKMQYAKQNGAAGVIIYNTNSTEGQIPYYLGESNENIPVFSMTNKDGLAVNELFAYGTPTVTLGEIGETEIPGDELASFSSRGPSGTLYDIKPEITAPGVSVLSTVPSYINNKNDFSDYSSAYLRMSGTSMATPHVTGIAALLLQSHPDYTPADIKTVLMNTADPLKGLNSVFEVGAGRVDPFEAIYSSTELAVQDETPYIENNVIKIINEQTGGLSYGFIPIDNNDITKTTNLLISNNSDKMQQYKISVEYNVGARGSLDAKENGVSLVVPELIKIKKNSQETIPAKLFIPKTAKKGTYEGYIHVVNKKDPDENYQIPFGLRLVEEGFEYFKVHSPSISTNRVRNPYSVKTTDLDFKLNSPMQTLDFILVDPKTNQDLGLINTINTSGAAIDVDYYVQDGFYGRYFPFTGNSNKPIGYTSIQVPEGLYKIKVIGTNLDGKQYTMTDQGFIDNSNPTFTLDDTNAIPKGDLPFVELAPGQKTVTLSGSVIDNEAKIMEASGINVTQANNKVWYGPNSPAWGIPADKDGKFNNEISVDSPNPVNMLQFVGADKAGNTTISKVIYYVKPGTQYIYAKPNKQSFTMGDQLTYTFYSHGLQNAKDLTIKFDYTSKYFNSVVLNKNMALSDDTQFTVTSSGTTSKSNTINIKAPGDGLTGDIPLFDMQVDTNAKEFVNVNSIFFTVTTSSYKDISGKTVSPYTQIGLLPSYPAYSTVQAKINAEGLLNANGGFNYAIDYTTIGAKVTAKDSKGQVYNGDIQKNGNIVFNKMPLTEQLYTVIIDVPGHFTTYTPMEIGRKDGDIYIGESISYPSVREKSGDINKDNVIDIHDVILLQKYWGTNYRDADINFDGTVDAKDFKLLEANYLKQNDYVLDTPTAEKESNGKTIESIKKALGIN from the coding sequence ATGAAAGGAATAAAGAGAAAACTTTTCCAAGTTACAACTGTGCTTGCTTTAGCTAGCAGTAGTATTTTTGGCTCTTCCGTGATTTCCCAAAAGCCAACGTATGCTTTATCTAGTGAGAACATAGCAGAAAATATTATTGGGTCGTTATCCGATGAACAAAGAGCTGCATTGCAAAAATTAGACTCCGCAGATTTAAAGAGTGGACTAAGATTATCAGATGATGTGGACTTAAATAGTGACGATGAGGTATCAGTGATTGTTGAATTCAAAGAACTTCCAGCGAAAGTAGCCCAATTGGTAAAAGCTACAAAAGGAGAATCAATTTCGATCGAGAAAGCGAAAGAAAAAGTTGAAAAGTCACATACTGAATTTAAAAAAGAGTTAAATGAAGAATTAGGAAAAAAAGAGAAATCTAATAAGGAGAATTTTCATATTAAATATACTTATCAGGATGCATTTAACGGTGCTACAGTAACACTTCCAGCAAATCAAATTAAGAAATTGTTGGATTTTGACATGGTTAAAACAGTTTATAGTGATACAACAATACAAATCAAACCACCAATCGAAATAGAGGAAGAGGAAGCGCAGACAAAGGTTGATAGTATACCATTTTTAAAGATTGATAAATTACATAAGGAAGGTTATACCGGAAAAAATATAAAGATTGGTGTAATCGACACAGGTATTGATTATAATCACCCTGATTTAAAGGAAGCATTCAAAGGTGGATATGATTTTGTAGATAATGATAATGACCCAATGGAAGCTACATATGCCCAATGGAAAACTTCCGGAAAATCAGAAAAGATAAACGGAAATACGTATTACACCGATCACGGCACACATGTGTCAGGAACAATTGCCGGTAAAGCTAAAAACAATTCTGATTATAAAGTCACTGGAGTTGCACCTGATTCGGATTTATTTGTATACCGTGTATTGGGCCCATATGGTTCTGGTACTAATTCTGCAGTTATTGCCGGTATTGATAAATCAGTGTCAGATGGAATGAATATAATTAACCTTTCGTTAGGTTCTTCACTAAACAATCCTTTAGAAGCAACAAGCTTAGCTATCGATAATGCAGTATTAAGCGGTGTTACTGCTATAGTAGCAGCAGGTAACTCTGGAGAAAGTGGAATGTACACATTAGGCTCTCCGGGGGCAGCAGCACTAGCATTAACAGTTGGTGCGAGTTCTGCTGGTACTAAGGTAACAACATTTGCGAGTAAATTTGTGTCAGATGGTAATAGCTCTGATAGTACATTACAATTGATGACCAAAAAATGGGTGGATGATTTCACTAACTTGTCTGGAAAAACATTCGAAATTGTAAATGTAGGTGAAGGCGGAGCAAAAGATTATACAGGAAAAAGCGTTCAAGGCAAAATTGCATTTGTCGTTCGCGGCACATATGCCCTTATTGATAAAATGCAATACGCAAAGCAAAATGGAGCTGCAGGTGTCATAATATACAACACCAATTCGACAGAAGGACAAATCCCTTATTATTTGGGAGAAAGCAATGAAAATATTCCAGTATTCTCAATGACAAATAAAGACGGTTTGGCAGTCAATGAGTTATTCGCCTATGGTACCCCGACCGTTACGTTGGGGGAAATTGGAGAAACTGAAATTCCAGGTGATGAACTAGCCAGCTTTAGCTCCAGAGGGCCATCTGGAACATTATATGATATCAAACCGGAAATTACGGCACCGGGGGTTTCTGTCTTATCAACAGTACCTTCATATATTAACAACAAAAATGATTTTTCAGATTATTCCTCTGCATACTTGAGAATGTCGGGTACATCGATGGCAACTCCTCATGTTACTGGGATTGCTGCATTACTATTACAATCACATCCAGATTATACACCAGCAGATATTAAAACAGTCTTAATGAATACAGCAGATCCTTTAAAGGGTCTAAATAGTGTGTTTGAAGTAGGGGCAGGAAGAGTAGACCCTTTTGAAGCGATATATTCTAGTACAGAACTGGCAGTTCAAGATGAAACACCCTATATTGAAAATAATGTAATAAAAATCATTAATGAACAAACAGGTGGCCTTAGCTATGGTTTTATTCCAATAGATAATAATGATATTACGAAAACAACGAATCTACTAATCTCAAATAATAGTGATAAAATGCAGCAGTATAAAATTTCTGTTGAGTACAATGTTGGAGCCCGGGGGTCCTTGGATGCCAAGGAAAACGGTGTGTCTTTAGTTGTGCCCGAATTGATTAAAATTAAAAAAAATAGTCAGGAAACTATACCTGCAAAACTATTCATTCCAAAGACTGCTAAAAAAGGCACATACGAAGGATATATTCATGTGGTGAATAAAAAGGACCCTGATGAAAATTATCAAATTCCATTTGGCCTACGTCTAGTTGAAGAAGGTTTCGAATATTTCAAAGTTCACTCACCAAGTATCTCTACAAATCGTGTAAGGAACCCTTATAGTGTAAAGACTACTGATTTAGATTTCAAACTAAATTCACCTATGCAAACATTAGATTTTATTTTAGTTGATCCGAAAACAAATCAAGATTTGGGTCTAATAAATACAATTAATACTTCTGGGGCAGCAATCGACGTTGATTATTACGTTCAAGATGGTTTTTATGGAAGATATTTTCCGTTTACAGGAAATTCAAATAAACCAATTGGATATACTTCTATACAAGTACCAGAAGGATTGTACAAAATTAAAGTCATTGGTACAAATTTAGACGGTAAACAGTATACAATGACTGATCAAGGATTCATTGATAATAGTAATCCAACCTTCACTTTAGATGATACCAATGCTATTCCTAAAGGGGATCTTCCATTTGTAGAATTAGCCCCTGGTCAAAAAACAGTAACATTATCTGGAAGTGTAATTGATAATGAAGCAAAAATAATGGAAGCTAGCGGCATAAATGTAACGCAAGCCAATAATAAAGTTTGGTACGGACCTAACTCTCCGGCATGGGGTATTCCAGCCGATAAGGATGGCAAGTTTAATAATGAAATTTCAGTCGATTCTCCTAATCCAGTTAATATGCTCCAATTTGTTGGCGCGGATAAAGCTGGTAACACAACGATCTCTAAAGTCATTTATTATGTGAAGCCTGGGACACAATATATTTACGCTAAACCAAATAAACAGTCTTTTACAATGGGGGATCAATTAACGTATACCTTTTATAGTCATGGTTTGCAAAATGCAAAAGATTTAACAATCAAGTTTGATTATACCTCAAAATATTTTAATTCCGTTGTATTAAATAAAAATATGGCTTTATCCGACGATACACAGTTTACAGTTACATCAAGTGGTACTACAAGCAAATCGAATACCATTAATATAAAAGCACCTGGGGATGGTTTAACTGGTGATATTCCATTATTTGATATGCAAGTAGATACGAACGCTAAAGAATTTGTAAATGTAAATAGTATATTTTTTACTGTTACTACATCCTCGTATAAAGATATTAGTGGTAAAACGGTAAGCCCGTATACTCAAATCGGTTTATTGCCAAGCTATCCTGCCTATTCAACAGTACAAGCTAAGATTAATGCTGAAGGGTTATTAAATGCGAACGGCGGTTTTAATTATGCAATCGACTACACGACAATCGGTGCAAAAGTTACAGCGAAAGACTCAAAGGGGCAGGTATACAATGGGGATATTCAAAAAAATGGAAACATTGTTTTTAATAAAATGCCTCTTACTGAACAGTTATATACCGTCATAATTGATGTACCTGGCCATTTTACAACTTACACACCTATGGAAATTGGCCGAAAAGATGGGGATATATATATTGGCGAGAGTATTTCATACCCTTCAGTAAGAGAAAAGTCAGGCGATATTAATAAAGATAATGTAATAGATATTCATGACGTGATTTTGCTTCAAAAATATTGGGGAACAAATTACCGCGATGCAGATATTAACTTTGATGGAACGGTTGATGCAAAGGATTTCAAGCTCCTAGAAGCAAATTATTTAAAACAAAACGATTATGTATTAGATACTCCTACCGCTGAAAAGGAGTCCAATGGGAAAACAATTGAGTCAATTAAGAAAGCACTAGGGATAAATTAA
- the brnQ gene encoding branched-chain amino acid transport system II carrier protein, whose product MQQKISFSTYVVIGTMLFGMFFGAGNLIFPIQLGQLAGTNFWPALIGFLVTAIGLPFLGILAIGLSGSNGLRDIANKVHPFFGLVFSMALYLTIGPFFAIPRTATVPFVVGFEPYINPSYASLWLGLFSFVFFAIVYYFSLHPAKVMDYIGKYLTPAFLVFLFVLIVTAIVKPMGHFGEPSGDYIELPFITGFKEGYNTMDALASLAFGIVVINAIKRQGITNTKDIAKTTWKSGIFAMALMMLIYGLITYMGSSSVSAIGTFDNGGQIFAAVAQHYFGSFGTILLAIIIVLACLKTSIGLITSCSEFFHNVFPKVSYRWFVLILSFVSFTIANFGLNNIIQFAVPVLMLLYPLAIVLILLTLCSPLFSNKHSVYAASMLLSFFVSFFDGYSTLVVNLPSATVPLFDSIKAFYMDYLPLYDIGLGWIIPALFGAIIGCFWPKGDMKKTQKEL is encoded by the coding sequence ATGCAGCAAAAAATATCGTTTTCAACCTATGTAGTCATCGGAACAATGCTTTTCGGAATGTTCTTTGGTGCGGGAAATTTAATTTTTCCTATCCAATTAGGACAACTTGCGGGAACAAACTTTTGGCCTGCATTAATTGGCTTTTTAGTAACAGCCATTGGCCTGCCTTTTTTAGGAATATTAGCGATCGGTCTATCCGGAAGTAACGGACTTCGTGATATAGCCAATAAAGTACATCCGTTTTTTGGTTTGGTCTTTTCTATGGCTCTTTACTTAACAATTGGACCATTTTTCGCCATTCCACGTACAGCAACGGTACCATTTGTAGTCGGTTTTGAACCTTACATAAATCCGAGTTACGCTAGCTTATGGCTCGGGCTCTTTAGTTTCGTATTCTTTGCCATTGTTTACTATTTCTCACTTCATCCTGCAAAAGTTATGGACTATATTGGAAAATATTTAACACCGGCATTTCTAGTCTTCCTGTTTGTTTTAATCGTAACTGCCATAGTCAAGCCAATGGGTCATTTCGGAGAACCTTCAGGGGACTATATTGAGCTTCCTTTCATAACTGGTTTTAAAGAGGGCTATAATACAATGGATGCCCTAGCATCACTCGCATTTGGTATCGTTGTCATTAATGCCATTAAGAGACAAGGCATTACTAACACAAAGGATATAGCCAAAACAACATGGAAATCAGGTATTTTCGCGATGGCTTTAATGATGCTAATTTACGGACTCATTACGTATATGGGGTCATCGAGCGTATCAGCTATCGGAACATTTGATAATGGCGGCCAGATTTTTGCAGCAGTTGCTCAGCACTATTTTGGGTCATTCGGCACGATTTTACTTGCAATTATTATTGTACTTGCTTGTCTAAAAACAAGCATTGGACTTATTACATCTTGTAGTGAATTTTTCCATAATGTATTTCCTAAAGTTAGTTATAGATGGTTTGTATTAATACTATCTTTCGTTTCATTTACTATCGCAAACTTTGGTTTAAACAATATTATTCAATTTGCGGTGCCAGTGTTAATGTTACTATATCCGCTAGCAATTGTTCTTATCCTATTGACGCTTTGCTCGCCACTATTCAGTAATAAACATAGCGTTTATGCAGCTTCCATGTTGTTATCATTCTTTGTAAGCTTCTTCGATGGCTATAGCACATTAGTCGTAAACTTACCATCTGCAACTGTCCCATTATTCGATTCTATTAAGGCATTCTACATGGATTATCTGCCACTTTACGACATTGGTCTAGGTTGGATTATACCCGCTTTATTTGGAGCAATCATCGGCTGTTTTTGGCCAAAGGGTGATATGAAGAAAACACAAAAAGAACTGTAG
- a CDS encoding class I SAM-dependent methyltransferase encodes MTNNNPSLILDHTLNQFYSEQDDVLTFIQFCQGLNLLRKRTSRNDWVRFIKEIYLDHPLRDFIIQEPFTQHAFYKSKDNVGSVLMDFIYSVDGLVQAPFTGYETARGKNLFNSLMSLSSCIGIRKARNMIERKIEYVLCHKKNSHFLSIPSGNLREIPNTKFDSQLFLSSIHALDWDEEALFRIDKEFGLRGIKTHHITFLNFTKILKPLQPFDFIWSNGLLNNVKDTSAEELIQNFFNYLKPGGAFILTGFHPTHLLCGYLEVCCDWWPIYRDESQLLRLVEKLPKEKIDNVKTYMDPTGTIVFLEIVKAS; translated from the coding sequence ATGACAAACAACAATCCCTCATTAATTCTTGATCATACTTTAAATCAATTTTATTCCGAACAGGATGATGTCTTAACCTTTATACAATTTTGTCAGGGATTAAACCTTCTGCGAAAAAGAACCTCCCGCAACGATTGGGTTAGATTTATTAAAGAAATATATCTCGATCATCCCCTCCGAGATTTTATTATTCAAGAACCTTTTACACAACATGCGTTTTACAAATCAAAAGACAACGTTGGCTCAGTTCTAATGGATTTTATTTATTCAGTTGATGGATTGGTTCAAGCTCCGTTTACAGGATATGAAACCGCACGTGGTAAGAATCTATTTAATAGCCTCATGTCCCTCTCTAGCTGTATAGGAATCCGTAAAGCTCGTAATATGATCGAGAGAAAAATAGAGTACGTATTATGCCATAAGAAGAATTCCCATTTCTTATCTATTCCCTCCGGCAATCTACGTGAAATTCCGAATACAAAGTTTGACTCCCAGTTATTTTTAAGTTCTATACATGCTTTGGATTGGGATGAAGAGGCCCTGTTTCGTATCGATAAAGAATTTGGGCTTAGAGGCATAAAAACACACCATATAACCTTTCTGAATTTCACAAAAATCCTAAAACCACTTCAACCATTCGACTTTATTTGGTCTAACGGTCTTCTTAACAATGTAAAGGATACTTCAGCTGAAGAGCTTATCCAAAATTTTTTCAATTATTTAAAACCAGGTGGAGCGTTTATTCTAACAGGTTTTCACCCCACTCATCTTTTATGTGGATACTTAGAGGTATGCTGCGATTGGTGGCCGATTTATAGAGATGAAAGTCAACTTCTTCGCTTAGTTGAAAAGTTACCAAAGGAAAAGATAGACAACGTGAAGACTTACATGGACCCTACAGGTACAATTGTGTTTTTAGAAATAGTAAAAGCTTCCTAA